One window of Acanthochromis polyacanthus isolate Apoly-LR-REF ecotype Palm Island chromosome 19, KAUST_Apoly_ChrSc, whole genome shotgun sequence genomic DNA carries:
- the mybpc2b gene encoding myosin binding protein Cb isoform X1 — MPEPVPQAKPAGEAIPQPGEDELPPADGVSFASLSAAESDADGDEPASTELTGLFVEKPPDNVVAVAGKDITFIAKVDSSTLTRKPTMKWLKGKWMDLGSKAGKHMQFKETYDRNTKIYTYEMKIIKVVAGDAGGYRCEVTAKDKCDSSTFEISVEAAQQEEQADILSAFKRADAGEDEGDLDFSALLKATKRKKKPEKEVPEIDVWELLKNAHPSEYEKIAFEYGITDLRGMLKRLKKMKEVVPKHSEAFLKKLESCYSVEKGKKIVLSCEVVDPNVQVKWLKNGQEIKPSAKYVMESNGNIRTLTINKTTLADDAAYECVVGEDKCFTEVFVKEPPVTITKLMDDYHVVVGERVEFEIEVSEEGAHVMWYFEDQELHKEKDSTKYRFKKDGKKHTLIIQEATLEDIGMYHAWTNGGHTKGELEVEEKELEVLQDIADLTVRATDQAMFKCEVSDDKVTGKWYKDGVEVLPSDRIKMTHIGRFHRLTIDDVKPEDAGDYTFVPDGYALSLSAKLNFLEIKIDYVPRQDPPKIHLDTTGNMVSQNTIIVVAGNKLRLDVEITGEPAPTVVWSKGDKPITDTEGRVRVESRKDLSCFVIEGAERDDEGNYTICVTNPAGEDKAVLFVKIVDVPDPPENVKCTTVGEDCATIVWEPPKFDGGAPIKGYLMERKKKGSSRWTKLNFDVYESTTYEAKRMIEGILYEMRVFAVNSIGLSPPSLNSKPFMPIAPTSEPTRLTVHDVTDSTCSLRWLAPERIGAGGLDGYVIEYCKEGDTEWVVANQELCERQGFVVRNLPVGEKINFRVVAVNIAGRSPPATLSQPVTIREIVEHPKIRLPRELRTKYIRRVGEKINLVVPFQGKPRPVATWYKDGQPIDPKMVNVRNSNVDSIVFIRSAEREHSGKYELVLQIENMEDRATIEIRIVDKPGPPLNVKVTDVWGFNAALEWEPPKDNGNCDITGYTIQKADMKTKEWFTVYEHNRRANCTASDLIMGNEYMFRVYSENLCGLSEEPRHSKNTAVIAKTGLEYKPNPYKEKEVSCVPKFTQPLVDRSVVAGYSTAISCAVRGFPKPKITWMKNKMIIGEDPKYLMQNNQGVLTLNIRKPSTFDGGKYSCMAVNELGKDEVECKLDVRVAVDPEKK; from the exons AGCCTGCGTCCACTGAGCTGACTGGGCTCTTCGTGGAGAAGCCACCAGATAATGTAGTCGCTGTCGCAG GAAAGGACATCACTTTCATAGCCAAGGTCGACTCGAGCACCCTGACAAGAAAACCCACCATGAAGTGGCTGAAGGGCAAGTGGATGGACCTTGGCAGCAAGGCTGGGAAACATATGCAGTTTAAGGAAACCTATGACAGAAATACCAAG ATCTATACTTATGAAATGAAGATCATCAAAGTGGTCGCCGGAGACGCTGGCGGCTACAGGTGTGAGGTGACGGCAAAGGACAAGTGTGACAGCTCCACTTTTGAGATCTCTGTTGAAG CTGCACAGCAGGAGGAGCAGGCGGATATTTTGTCTGCCTTCAAGAGGGC GGATGCTGGAGAGGATGAGGGAGACCTAGATTTCAGTGCTCTGCTCAAAGCCACTAAGAG GAAGAAGAAACCTGAAAAAGAGGTACCCGAAATAGATGTGTGGGAATTGCTTAAGAATGCCCATCCGAGCGAATATGAAAAAATCGCCTTTGAGTATGGCATCACTGACCTGAGGGGAATGCTGAAACGTCTGAAAAAGATGAAGGAGGTCGTGCCCAAGCATAGCGAGG CTTTCCTGAAGAAGCTCGAATCCTGCTACTCGGTGGAAAAGGGCAAGAAAATTGTCCTGTCGTGCGAAGTGGTTGATCCAAATGTCCAGGTCAAATGGTTGAAGAATGGCCAGGAGATCAAACCATCAGCCAA GTATGTCATGGAGTCAAACGGGAATATCAGAACACTCACCATCAATAAGACGACCCTGGCCGATGATGCTGCGTATGAGTGTGTGGTTGGAGAGGACAAGTGTTTCACAGAGGTGTTTGTCAAAG AGCCCCCGGTGACCATCACCAAACTCATGGACGACTACCATGTGGTTGTGGGAGAAAGAGTGGAGTTTGAGATTGAGGTGTCAGAAGAAGGCGCTCATGTCATGTG GTACTTTGAGGATCAAGAGCTTCACAAAGAGAAAGATTCCACAAAGTATCGCTTCaagaaagatggaaagaaacACACTCTTATCATTCAGGAGGCTACGCTGGAAGACATTGGAATGTACCACGCCTGGACAAATGGGGGGCACACCAAAGGAGAGCTGGAGGTGGAAG AAAAGGAACTGGAGGTGTTGCAGGACATCGCTGATCTGACAGTCAGGGCAACAGACCAGGCTATGTTCAAGTGTGAAGTGTCTGATGACAAGGTCACAGGAAAGTGGTACAAAGATGGAGTGGAGGTCCTGCCAAGCGACCGCATCAAAATGACTCATATCGGAAG GTTCCACCGACTGACTATTGATGATGTGAAGCCGGAGGATGCCGGAGACTACACATTTGTTCCAGACGGATATGCTCTGTCACTTTCTGCCAAACTGAACTTCTTGG AAATTAAGATCGACTATGTGCCTAGACAAG ATCCTCCAAAGATCCACCTGGACACCACTGGAAACATGGTCTCCCAAAACACCATCATCGTGGTGGCAGGAAACAAGCTCCGTCTGGATGTGGAGATCACAGGAGAGCCAGCACCTACTGTGGTCTGGTCCAAAGGAGATAAA CCAATCACGGACACTGAAGGGCGCGTGAGAGTGGAGTCCAGGAAGGACCTCAGCTGCTTTGTCATAGAGGGGGCAGAAAGAGACGATGAGGGCAACTACACCATCTGTGTTACCAACCCTGCTGGAGAGGACAAGGCTGTGCTGTTTGTGAAGATTGTAG ATGTGCCTGACCCCCCTGAGAATGTCAAATGTACGACAGTGGGAGAGGACTGTGCCACTATCGTTTGGGAGCCTCCTAAATTCGATGGTGGTGCACCAATCAAAG GTTATCTcatggagaggaagaagaaaggcTCCTCCAGATGGACAAAGCTCAACTTTGATGTTTATGAATCCACTACTTACGAGGCTAAGAGGATGATTGAAGGAATTCTGTATGAGATGAGGGTGTTTGCTGTCAACAGCATCGGCTTGTCTCCGCCGAGCCTCAACTCCAAACCCTTCATGCCTATTG CCCCAACTAGCGAGCCAACGCGCCTCACAGTCCACGATGTGACAGATAGCACATGCAGCCTGAGGTGGCTGGCCCCAGAGAGGATTGGAGCTGGGGGCCTGGACGGCTACGTTATTGAATACTGCAAGGAAGGAG ACACCGAGTGGGTGGTGGCAAACCAGGAACTTTGTGAGAGGCAGGGATTTGTGGTGCGTAACCTCCCCGTGGGAGAAAAGATCAACTTCAGGGTGGTGGCAGTAAACATCGCTGGACGCAGTCCTCCTGCTACGCTGTCACAGCCCGTCACCATCCGGGAGATCGTTG AACATCCAAAGATCCGCCTTCCTCGCGAGTTGAGAACAAAGTACATCAGGAGAGTTGGAGAAAAGATCAACTTGGTAGTCCCTTTCCAG GGTAAACCACGCCCCGTCGCAACCTGGTACAAGGATGGTCAACCCATTGACCCCAAGATGGTCAACGTCCGTAACTCGAATGTGGACAGCATCGTGTTCATTCGCTCAGCAGAGAGAGAGCACTCCGGAAAATATGAGCTGGTTCTACAGATTGAGAACATGGAGGACAGGGCCACCATTGAAATCAGGATTGTTG ATAAACCTGGGCCTCCTCTGAATGTGAAGGTGACGGACGTCTGGGGCTTCAATGCAGCTCTGGAGTGGGAGCCCCCCAAGGACAACGGCAACTGTGACATTACTGGATACACCATCCAGAAAGCAGACATGAAGACCAAG gAGTGGTTCACCGTTTATGAGCATAACAGACGGGCAAACTGCACAGCTTCCGATCTGATCATGGGCAACGAATACATGTTCCGCGTCTACAGTGAAAACCTTTGCGGCCTGAGCGAGGAGCCGCGACACAGCAAGAACACGGCTGTCATTGCCAAGACAG GTCTGGAGTACAAACCAAACCCCTACAAGGAGAAAGAAGTGTCCTGTGTGCCCAAGTTTACTCAGCCCCTGGTGGACAGATCTGTAGTGGCCGGTTACAGCACCGCCATCAGCTGCGCTGTCAGAGGCTTCCCCAAG CCTAAGATTACCTGGATGAAGAACAAAATGATCATTGGTGAGGATCCCAAGTACTTGATGCAGAACAACCAAGGAGTGCTGACCCTGAACATTCGTAAGCCGAGCACCTTCGACGGAGGAAAATACTCGTGCATGGCTGTCAACGAGCTGGGCAAGGATGAAGTGGAGTGCAAGTTGGACGTCCGAG TTGCCGTAGACCCGGAGAAGAAGTGA
- the mybpc2b gene encoding myosin binding protein Cb isoform X2 — protein sequence MPEPVPQAKPAGEAIPQPGEDELPPADGAESDADGDEPASTELTGLFVEKPPDNVVAVAGKDITFIAKVDSSTLTRKPTMKWLKGKWMDLGSKAGKHMQFKETYDRNTKIYTYEMKIIKVVAGDAGGYRCEVTAKDKCDSSTFEISVEAAQQEEQADILSAFKRADAGEDEGDLDFSALLKATKRKKKPEKEVPEIDVWELLKNAHPSEYEKIAFEYGITDLRGMLKRLKKMKEVVPKHSEAFLKKLESCYSVEKGKKIVLSCEVVDPNVQVKWLKNGQEIKPSAKYVMESNGNIRTLTINKTTLADDAAYECVVGEDKCFTEVFVKEPPVTITKLMDDYHVVVGERVEFEIEVSEEGAHVMWYFEDQELHKEKDSTKYRFKKDGKKHTLIIQEATLEDIGMYHAWTNGGHTKGELEVEEKELEVLQDIADLTVRATDQAMFKCEVSDDKVTGKWYKDGVEVLPSDRIKMTHIGRFHRLTIDDVKPEDAGDYTFVPDGYALSLSAKLNFLEIKIDYVPRQDPPKIHLDTTGNMVSQNTIIVVAGNKLRLDVEITGEPAPTVVWSKGDKPITDTEGRVRVESRKDLSCFVIEGAERDDEGNYTICVTNPAGEDKAVLFVKIVDVPDPPENVKCTTVGEDCATIVWEPPKFDGGAPIKGYLMERKKKGSSRWTKLNFDVYESTTYEAKRMIEGILYEMRVFAVNSIGLSPPSLNSKPFMPIAPTSEPTRLTVHDVTDSTCSLRWLAPERIGAGGLDGYVIEYCKEGDTEWVVANQELCERQGFVVRNLPVGEKINFRVVAVNIAGRSPPATLSQPVTIREIVEHPKIRLPRELRTKYIRRVGEKINLVVPFQGKPRPVATWYKDGQPIDPKMVNVRNSNVDSIVFIRSAEREHSGKYELVLQIENMEDRATIEIRIVDKPGPPLNVKVTDVWGFNAALEWEPPKDNGNCDITGYTIQKADMKTKEWFTVYEHNRRANCTASDLIMGNEYMFRVYSENLCGLSEEPRHSKNTAVIAKTGLEYKPNPYKEKEVSCVPKFTQPLVDRSVVAGYSTAISCAVRGFPKPKITWMKNKMIIGEDPKYLMQNNQGVLTLNIRKPSTFDGGKYSCMAVNELGKDEVECKLDVRVAVDPEKK from the exons AGCCTGCGTCCACTGAGCTGACTGGGCTCTTCGTGGAGAAGCCACCAGATAATGTAGTCGCTGTCGCAG GAAAGGACATCACTTTCATAGCCAAGGTCGACTCGAGCACCCTGACAAGAAAACCCACCATGAAGTGGCTGAAGGGCAAGTGGATGGACCTTGGCAGCAAGGCTGGGAAACATATGCAGTTTAAGGAAACCTATGACAGAAATACCAAG ATCTATACTTATGAAATGAAGATCATCAAAGTGGTCGCCGGAGACGCTGGCGGCTACAGGTGTGAGGTGACGGCAAAGGACAAGTGTGACAGCTCCACTTTTGAGATCTCTGTTGAAG CTGCACAGCAGGAGGAGCAGGCGGATATTTTGTCTGCCTTCAAGAGGGC GGATGCTGGAGAGGATGAGGGAGACCTAGATTTCAGTGCTCTGCTCAAAGCCACTAAGAG GAAGAAGAAACCTGAAAAAGAGGTACCCGAAATAGATGTGTGGGAATTGCTTAAGAATGCCCATCCGAGCGAATATGAAAAAATCGCCTTTGAGTATGGCATCACTGACCTGAGGGGAATGCTGAAACGTCTGAAAAAGATGAAGGAGGTCGTGCCCAAGCATAGCGAGG CTTTCCTGAAGAAGCTCGAATCCTGCTACTCGGTGGAAAAGGGCAAGAAAATTGTCCTGTCGTGCGAAGTGGTTGATCCAAATGTCCAGGTCAAATGGTTGAAGAATGGCCAGGAGATCAAACCATCAGCCAA GTATGTCATGGAGTCAAACGGGAATATCAGAACACTCACCATCAATAAGACGACCCTGGCCGATGATGCTGCGTATGAGTGTGTGGTTGGAGAGGACAAGTGTTTCACAGAGGTGTTTGTCAAAG AGCCCCCGGTGACCATCACCAAACTCATGGACGACTACCATGTGGTTGTGGGAGAAAGAGTGGAGTTTGAGATTGAGGTGTCAGAAGAAGGCGCTCATGTCATGTG GTACTTTGAGGATCAAGAGCTTCACAAAGAGAAAGATTCCACAAAGTATCGCTTCaagaaagatggaaagaaacACACTCTTATCATTCAGGAGGCTACGCTGGAAGACATTGGAATGTACCACGCCTGGACAAATGGGGGGCACACCAAAGGAGAGCTGGAGGTGGAAG AAAAGGAACTGGAGGTGTTGCAGGACATCGCTGATCTGACAGTCAGGGCAACAGACCAGGCTATGTTCAAGTGTGAAGTGTCTGATGACAAGGTCACAGGAAAGTGGTACAAAGATGGAGTGGAGGTCCTGCCAAGCGACCGCATCAAAATGACTCATATCGGAAG GTTCCACCGACTGACTATTGATGATGTGAAGCCGGAGGATGCCGGAGACTACACATTTGTTCCAGACGGATATGCTCTGTCACTTTCTGCCAAACTGAACTTCTTGG AAATTAAGATCGACTATGTGCCTAGACAAG ATCCTCCAAAGATCCACCTGGACACCACTGGAAACATGGTCTCCCAAAACACCATCATCGTGGTGGCAGGAAACAAGCTCCGTCTGGATGTGGAGATCACAGGAGAGCCAGCACCTACTGTGGTCTGGTCCAAAGGAGATAAA CCAATCACGGACACTGAAGGGCGCGTGAGAGTGGAGTCCAGGAAGGACCTCAGCTGCTTTGTCATAGAGGGGGCAGAAAGAGACGATGAGGGCAACTACACCATCTGTGTTACCAACCCTGCTGGAGAGGACAAGGCTGTGCTGTTTGTGAAGATTGTAG ATGTGCCTGACCCCCCTGAGAATGTCAAATGTACGACAGTGGGAGAGGACTGTGCCACTATCGTTTGGGAGCCTCCTAAATTCGATGGTGGTGCACCAATCAAAG GTTATCTcatggagaggaagaagaaaggcTCCTCCAGATGGACAAAGCTCAACTTTGATGTTTATGAATCCACTACTTACGAGGCTAAGAGGATGATTGAAGGAATTCTGTATGAGATGAGGGTGTTTGCTGTCAACAGCATCGGCTTGTCTCCGCCGAGCCTCAACTCCAAACCCTTCATGCCTATTG CCCCAACTAGCGAGCCAACGCGCCTCACAGTCCACGATGTGACAGATAGCACATGCAGCCTGAGGTGGCTGGCCCCAGAGAGGATTGGAGCTGGGGGCCTGGACGGCTACGTTATTGAATACTGCAAGGAAGGAG ACACCGAGTGGGTGGTGGCAAACCAGGAACTTTGTGAGAGGCAGGGATTTGTGGTGCGTAACCTCCCCGTGGGAGAAAAGATCAACTTCAGGGTGGTGGCAGTAAACATCGCTGGACGCAGTCCTCCTGCTACGCTGTCACAGCCCGTCACCATCCGGGAGATCGTTG AACATCCAAAGATCCGCCTTCCTCGCGAGTTGAGAACAAAGTACATCAGGAGAGTTGGAGAAAAGATCAACTTGGTAGTCCCTTTCCAG GGTAAACCACGCCCCGTCGCAACCTGGTACAAGGATGGTCAACCCATTGACCCCAAGATGGTCAACGTCCGTAACTCGAATGTGGACAGCATCGTGTTCATTCGCTCAGCAGAGAGAGAGCACTCCGGAAAATATGAGCTGGTTCTACAGATTGAGAACATGGAGGACAGGGCCACCATTGAAATCAGGATTGTTG ATAAACCTGGGCCTCCTCTGAATGTGAAGGTGACGGACGTCTGGGGCTTCAATGCAGCTCTGGAGTGGGAGCCCCCCAAGGACAACGGCAACTGTGACATTACTGGATACACCATCCAGAAAGCAGACATGAAGACCAAG gAGTGGTTCACCGTTTATGAGCATAACAGACGGGCAAACTGCACAGCTTCCGATCTGATCATGGGCAACGAATACATGTTCCGCGTCTACAGTGAAAACCTTTGCGGCCTGAGCGAGGAGCCGCGACACAGCAAGAACACGGCTGTCATTGCCAAGACAG GTCTGGAGTACAAACCAAACCCCTACAAGGAGAAAGAAGTGTCCTGTGTGCCCAAGTTTACTCAGCCCCTGGTGGACAGATCTGTAGTGGCCGGTTACAGCACCGCCATCAGCTGCGCTGTCAGAGGCTTCCCCAAG CCTAAGATTACCTGGATGAAGAACAAAATGATCATTGGTGAGGATCCCAAGTACTTGATGCAGAACAACCAAGGAGTGCTGACCCTGAACATTCGTAAGCCGAGCACCTTCGACGGAGGAAAATACTCGTGCATGGCTGTCAACGAGCTGGGCAAGGATGAAGTGGAGTGCAAGTTGGACGTCCGAG TTGCCGTAGACCCGGAGAAGAAGTGA
- the mybpc2b gene encoding myosin binding protein Cb isoform X7 translates to MPEPVPQAKPAGEELPPADGESDADGDEPASTELTGLFVEKPPDNVVAVAGKDITFIAKVDSSTLTRKPTMKWLKGKWMDLGSKAGKHMQFKETYDRNTKIYTYEMKIIKVVAGDAGGYRCEVTAKDKCDSSTFEISVEAAQQEEQADILSAFKRADAGEDEGDLDFSALLKATKRKKKPEKEVPEIDVWELLKNAHPSEYEKIAFEYGITDLRGMLKRLKKMKEVVPKHSEAFLKKLESCYSVEKGKKIVLSCEVVDPNVQVKWLKNGQEIKPSAKYVMESNGNIRTLTINKTTLADDAAYECVVGEDKCFTEVFVKEPPVTITKLMDDYHVVVGERVEFEIEVSEEGAHVMWYFEDQELHKEKDSTKYRFKKDGKKHTLIIQEATLEDIGMYHAWTNGGHTKGELEVEEKELEVLQDIADLTVRATDQAMFKCEVSDDKVTGKWYKDGVEVLPSDRIKMTHIGRFHRLTIDDVKPEDAGDYTFVPDGYALSLSAKLNFLEIKIDYVPRQDPPKIHLDTTGNMVSQNTIIVVAGNKLRLDVEITGEPAPTVVWSKGDKPITDTEGRVRVESRKDLSCFVIEGAERDDEGNYTICVTNPAGEDKAVLFVKIVDVPDPPENVKCTTVGEDCATIVWEPPKFDGGAPIKGYLMERKKKGSSRWTKLNFDVYESTTYEAKRMIEGILYEMRVFAVNSIGLSPPSLNSKPFMPIAPTSEPTRLTVHDVTDSTCSLRWLAPERIGAGGLDGYVIEYCKEGDTEWVVANQELCERQGFVVRNLPVGEKINFRVVAVNIAGRSPPATLSQPVTIREIVEHPKIRLPRELRTKYIRRVGEKINLVVPFQGKPRPVATWYKDGQPIDPKMVNVRNSNVDSIVFIRSAEREHSGKYELVLQIENMEDRATIEIRIVDKPGPPLNVKVTDVWGFNAALEWEPPKDNGNCDITGYTIQKADMKTKEWFTVYEHNRRANCTASDLIMGNEYMFRVYSENLCGLSEEPRHSKNTAVIAKTGLEYKPNPYKEKEVSCVPKFTQPLVDRSVVAGYSTAISCAVRGFPKPKITWMKNKMIIGEDPKYLMQNNQGVLTLNIRKPSTFDGGKYSCMAVNELGKDEVECKLDVRVAVDPEKK, encoded by the exons AGCCTGCGTCCACTGAGCTGACTGGGCTCTTCGTGGAGAAGCCACCAGATAATGTAGTCGCTGTCGCAG GAAAGGACATCACTTTCATAGCCAAGGTCGACTCGAGCACCCTGACAAGAAAACCCACCATGAAGTGGCTGAAGGGCAAGTGGATGGACCTTGGCAGCAAGGCTGGGAAACATATGCAGTTTAAGGAAACCTATGACAGAAATACCAAG ATCTATACTTATGAAATGAAGATCATCAAAGTGGTCGCCGGAGACGCTGGCGGCTACAGGTGTGAGGTGACGGCAAAGGACAAGTGTGACAGCTCCACTTTTGAGATCTCTGTTGAAG CTGCACAGCAGGAGGAGCAGGCGGATATTTTGTCTGCCTTCAAGAGGGC GGATGCTGGAGAGGATGAGGGAGACCTAGATTTCAGTGCTCTGCTCAAAGCCACTAAGAG GAAGAAGAAACCTGAAAAAGAGGTACCCGAAATAGATGTGTGGGAATTGCTTAAGAATGCCCATCCGAGCGAATATGAAAAAATCGCCTTTGAGTATGGCATCACTGACCTGAGGGGAATGCTGAAACGTCTGAAAAAGATGAAGGAGGTCGTGCCCAAGCATAGCGAGG CTTTCCTGAAGAAGCTCGAATCCTGCTACTCGGTGGAAAAGGGCAAGAAAATTGTCCTGTCGTGCGAAGTGGTTGATCCAAATGTCCAGGTCAAATGGTTGAAGAATGGCCAGGAGATCAAACCATCAGCCAA GTATGTCATGGAGTCAAACGGGAATATCAGAACACTCACCATCAATAAGACGACCCTGGCCGATGATGCTGCGTATGAGTGTGTGGTTGGAGAGGACAAGTGTTTCACAGAGGTGTTTGTCAAAG AGCCCCCGGTGACCATCACCAAACTCATGGACGACTACCATGTGGTTGTGGGAGAAAGAGTGGAGTTTGAGATTGAGGTGTCAGAAGAAGGCGCTCATGTCATGTG GTACTTTGAGGATCAAGAGCTTCACAAAGAGAAAGATTCCACAAAGTATCGCTTCaagaaagatggaaagaaacACACTCTTATCATTCAGGAGGCTACGCTGGAAGACATTGGAATGTACCACGCCTGGACAAATGGGGGGCACACCAAAGGAGAGCTGGAGGTGGAAG AAAAGGAACTGGAGGTGTTGCAGGACATCGCTGATCTGACAGTCAGGGCAACAGACCAGGCTATGTTCAAGTGTGAAGTGTCTGATGACAAGGTCACAGGAAAGTGGTACAAAGATGGAGTGGAGGTCCTGCCAAGCGACCGCATCAAAATGACTCATATCGGAAG GTTCCACCGACTGACTATTGATGATGTGAAGCCGGAGGATGCCGGAGACTACACATTTGTTCCAGACGGATATGCTCTGTCACTTTCTGCCAAACTGAACTTCTTGG AAATTAAGATCGACTATGTGCCTAGACAAG ATCCTCCAAAGATCCACCTGGACACCACTGGAAACATGGTCTCCCAAAACACCATCATCGTGGTGGCAGGAAACAAGCTCCGTCTGGATGTGGAGATCACAGGAGAGCCAGCACCTACTGTGGTCTGGTCCAAAGGAGATAAA CCAATCACGGACACTGAAGGGCGCGTGAGAGTGGAGTCCAGGAAGGACCTCAGCTGCTTTGTCATAGAGGGGGCAGAAAGAGACGATGAGGGCAACTACACCATCTGTGTTACCAACCCTGCTGGAGAGGACAAGGCTGTGCTGTTTGTGAAGATTGTAG ATGTGCCTGACCCCCCTGAGAATGTCAAATGTACGACAGTGGGAGAGGACTGTGCCACTATCGTTTGGGAGCCTCCTAAATTCGATGGTGGTGCACCAATCAAAG GTTATCTcatggagaggaagaagaaaggcTCCTCCAGATGGACAAAGCTCAACTTTGATGTTTATGAATCCACTACTTACGAGGCTAAGAGGATGATTGAAGGAATTCTGTATGAGATGAGGGTGTTTGCTGTCAACAGCATCGGCTTGTCTCCGCCGAGCCTCAACTCCAAACCCTTCATGCCTATTG CCCCAACTAGCGAGCCAACGCGCCTCACAGTCCACGATGTGACAGATAGCACATGCAGCCTGAGGTGGCTGGCCCCAGAGAGGATTGGAGCTGGGGGCCTGGACGGCTACGTTATTGAATACTGCAAGGAAGGAG ACACCGAGTGGGTGGTGGCAAACCAGGAACTTTGTGAGAGGCAGGGATTTGTGGTGCGTAACCTCCCCGTGGGAGAAAAGATCAACTTCAGGGTGGTGGCAGTAAACATCGCTGGACGCAGTCCTCCTGCTACGCTGTCACAGCCCGTCACCATCCGGGAGATCGTTG AACATCCAAAGATCCGCCTTCCTCGCGAGTTGAGAACAAAGTACATCAGGAGAGTTGGAGAAAAGATCAACTTGGTAGTCCCTTTCCAG GGTAAACCACGCCCCGTCGCAACCTGGTACAAGGATGGTCAACCCATTGACCCCAAGATGGTCAACGTCCGTAACTCGAATGTGGACAGCATCGTGTTCATTCGCTCAGCAGAGAGAGAGCACTCCGGAAAATATGAGCTGGTTCTACAGATTGAGAACATGGAGGACAGGGCCACCATTGAAATCAGGATTGTTG ATAAACCTGGGCCTCCTCTGAATGTGAAGGTGACGGACGTCTGGGGCTTCAATGCAGCTCTGGAGTGGGAGCCCCCCAAGGACAACGGCAACTGTGACATTACTGGATACACCATCCAGAAAGCAGACATGAAGACCAAG gAGTGGTTCACCGTTTATGAGCATAACAGACGGGCAAACTGCACAGCTTCCGATCTGATCATGGGCAACGAATACATGTTCCGCGTCTACAGTGAAAACCTTTGCGGCCTGAGCGAGGAGCCGCGACACAGCAAGAACACGGCTGTCATTGCCAAGACAG GTCTGGAGTACAAACCAAACCCCTACAAGGAGAAAGAAGTGTCCTGTGTGCCCAAGTTTACTCAGCCCCTGGTGGACAGATCTGTAGTGGCCGGTTACAGCACCGCCATCAGCTGCGCTGTCAGAGGCTTCCCCAAG CCTAAGATTACCTGGATGAAGAACAAAATGATCATTGGTGAGGATCCCAAGTACTTGATGCAGAACAACCAAGGAGTGCTGACCCTGAACATTCGTAAGCCGAGCACCTTCGACGGAGGAAAATACTCGTGCATGGCTGTCAACGAGCTGGGCAAGGATGAAGTGGAGTGCAAGTTGGACGTCCGAG TTGCCGTAGACCCGGAGAAGAAGTGA